In a single window of the Olivibacter sp. SDN3 genome:
- a CDS encoding pyruvate dehydrogenase complex E1 component subunit beta yields the protein MREIQFREALREAMNEEMRKDEKIFLMGEEVAEYNGAYKVSQGMLDEFGAKRVIDTPIAELGFAGIGIGAAMKGLKPIIEFMTFNFSLVAIDQIINGAAKIYSMSGGQYAVPIVFRGPTGNAGQLGAQHSQNFENWYANTPGLKVVVPSDPYEAKGLLKQSILDPDPVIFMESEVMYGDKGEVPEEEYYLELGKAHKIQEGTDVTIVSFGKMIPRVVKPAVEELEKDGVSVDLIDLRTVRPIDYASIIESVKKTNRLVVVEEAWPLASISSEIAFNVQKNAFDYLDAPVIRVTSADVPLPYAPTLIEEALPSIKKVINAVKDVSYAK from the coding sequence ATGAGAGAAATACAGTTCAGAGAAGCACTTCGTGAGGCAATGAACGAAGAGATGCGCAAAGACGAGAAAATTTTCTTAATGGGCGAAGAAGTTGCTGAGTACAATGGTGCTTATAAAGTAAGTCAGGGGATGCTAGACGAATTCGGAGCCAAGCGTGTTATCGATACCCCAATTGCCGAATTAGGCTTTGCTGGTATTGGTATAGGAGCTGCTATGAAAGGTTTGAAACCAATCATAGAGTTTATGACTTTTAACTTCTCCCTAGTCGCAATTGATCAAATAATTAATGGTGCGGCAAAAATATACTCCATGAGCGGTGGGCAATATGCTGTACCGATTGTATTTAGAGGTCCCACCGGAAATGCTGGTCAATTGGGCGCGCAACACTCACAAAATTTCGAAAACTGGTATGCAAACACACCGGGCTTAAAAGTTGTTGTCCCTTCCGACCCCTACGAAGCAAAAGGCTTATTAAAACAATCGATCCTTGATCCTGATCCGGTAATCTTCATGGAGTCTGAAGTAATGTATGGAGATAAGGGAGAGGTGCCGGAAGAAGAATATTATTTGGAATTGGGCAAAGCACACAAGATACAGGAGGGAACGGATGTAACCATTGTCTCCTTCGGTAAAATGATTCCAAGAGTAGTTAAGCCCGCAGTTGAAGAACTGGAAAAAGATGGTGTGTCAGTAGATTTGATAGACCTGAGAACGGTAAGGCCTATCGACTATGCCAGCATCATCGAATCGGTTAAAAAAACCAATCGATTGGTCGTTGTAGAAGAGGCCTGGCCTTTAGCTTCTATTTCTTCCGAAATTGCTTTTAATGTACAAAAGAATGCTTTTGACTATCTTGATGCTCCTGTAATAAGAGTTACTTCTGCAGATGTTCCGTTACCTTACGCGCCTACTTTGATAGAAGAAGCACTTCCAAGCATTAAGAAGGTAATTAATGCGGTAAAAGACGTGTCTTACGCCAAATAA
- a CDS encoding PD-(D/E)XK nuclease family protein, protein MLPFLKEVATDLVNRYGDSLKDIAIIFNNKRPEVYMKQYFVEIVKKPIWSPSFFTIQDFFKQASIAIEIDKIGQIAHLHECYTRLLLTNDQEPLSIDRFFPIAETILSDFAQIDYELIDPSAIYQEIHDLAAIEKQFQFLTKEQIAFLEAFWKSFSQYGQEQIREKFIALWKMMPQLYTDFKHTLEKLGKSTTSAMYREAAINTRTDSMLTGPYKQLVFVGFNALNRAEGTLFKRWQEQGKALFYFDADQYYLEDKMQEAGLFIRKNIEQWRLENALGPFPDTLRRKTDRITVFEASGFTAQAKILHTLLAKKKKETPIAVLLADENLLIPTLQSIPETLLTNITMGFPINQSPIFGLVEIWLRIQTNYYTTNTYTIPYKDLESYLAHPLINTLPSEKKEIQQTIKDNNYLDVPYAALAHYNEINVFFKREKHAIPLITALEVILKRIFNYRKDHGNLTLIEASLFTTALQELNHLYDGLHVYSSLQQAALPFTISLVRKHLYNINAAIEGDPLKGVQIMGMLESRNLDFKEIYILGANDGILPKKSFGNTFIPDAIRRAYGLPVLENQEALSAYLFYRLLQRSEQITIVYNNQVDENSTGEVSRFIKQLAFESNFSFSQLKQQQETNISKLPLPLHITKTGKVAETLDNYLTVDPLKISATALTNYIQSPLLFFFKNIAKIKEPDQLMDDFQVNKIGSVLHEVMQWFYEDLKSTNATITANRIHEKCSELPTLCLQALSNTFYKNKTYLSLEKTTSIEKIILQIVEDYARIILNIDIGTCPFNIIELENNEDYVIDFLITVNGQEKLVKLQGIIDRIDEKDGKIRIVDYKTGGDVLEYTKNNDELFNASNPKFNKALIQTLFYTYIYEQKKGIEDVEPHLYAVRRLNNEGSFFHSDNQALVGDRLKEIKAVFLSKLRETLEELFNKEIPFMHNPSVILPYNELYEEFFRSSSSDHKT, encoded by the coding sequence ATGCTCCCTTTTTTAAAAGAAGTCGCAACAGATTTAGTCAACAGGTACGGAGATAGCTTAAAAGATATTGCTATTATATTTAACAACAAGCGTCCGGAAGTATACATGAAGCAGTACTTTGTTGAAATAGTCAAAAAACCCATCTGGAGTCCGTCATTTTTTACGATACAGGATTTTTTTAAACAGGCGAGTATAGCTATTGAAATAGATAAAATTGGTCAAATTGCTCACTTACACGAATGTTATACACGGCTATTATTGACTAACGATCAAGAACCGCTAAGTATCGATCGGTTCTTTCCTATAGCCGAAACCATTCTCAGTGATTTTGCTCAAATAGATTATGAATTAATAGACCCATCGGCGATCTATCAGGAAATCCACGATCTTGCAGCAATCGAGAAACAATTTCAATTTCTAACAAAAGAACAGATTGCTTTTCTCGAGGCCTTTTGGAAATCCTTTAGTCAATACGGACAAGAACAGATCAGGGAAAAGTTTATTGCTCTCTGGAAGATGATGCCTCAACTATATACTGATTTTAAACATACGTTAGAAAAACTGGGTAAATCAACCACGTCTGCTATGTATCGCGAGGCCGCGATCAACACGCGCACAGACTCTATGTTAACCGGTCCTTATAAGCAGCTTGTTTTTGTAGGCTTCAATGCATTGAATAGGGCAGAAGGTACACTATTTAAAAGATGGCAAGAACAAGGCAAAGCTTTATTTTATTTTGATGCTGATCAGTATTATCTCGAAGATAAAATGCAGGAAGCGGGTTTATTCATTCGTAAAAATATAGAACAATGGCGTCTAGAAAACGCATTAGGCCCATTTCCAGACACACTTCGACGCAAAACCGATAGAATAACGGTCTTTGAGGCCTCTGGCTTTACCGCACAGGCAAAAATACTGCACACGCTACTAGCTAAGAAAAAAAAAGAAACTCCAATTGCGGTGTTACTCGCCGACGAAAATTTACTTATACCCACACTTCAGAGCATTCCAGAAACGCTGCTTACAAACATTACGATGGGCTTCCCCATTAACCAGTCACCTATTTTTGGTCTCGTAGAGATCTGGCTGAGAATACAAACCAATTATTATACAACAAATACTTACACGATTCCCTATAAAGATCTGGAGAGCTATCTGGCCCATCCTTTAATAAATACGTTACCTTCCGAGAAAAAAGAAATTCAACAAACAATCAAAGACAACAACTATCTAGACGTTCCATATGCAGCATTAGCACATTACAATGAAATCAATGTCTTCTTTAAAAGAGAAAAACATGCTATTCCGCTTATAACAGCCCTCGAAGTAATATTAAAGCGCATTTTTAATTATAGGAAAGATCATGGCAACCTTACCCTGATAGAAGCCAGCCTGTTTACTACCGCTCTACAAGAATTAAATCATCTATATGATGGTTTACATGTGTACTCGTCACTGCAACAGGCGGCCTTACCGTTCACCATCTCGTTGGTTCGTAAACATCTTTATAACATAAATGCTGCAATAGAAGGCGATCCACTGAAAGGCGTTCAAATTATGGGAATGCTGGAAAGCAGGAATCTTGATTTCAAAGAAATCTATATTTTAGGTGCGAATGACGGTATACTTCCGAAAAAAAGCTTCGGAAATACTTTTATTCCAGACGCCATTAGACGAGCTTACGGCCTCCCGGTTCTTGAGAACCAAGAGGCACTTTCCGCCTACCTCTTCTATAGGCTACTGCAACGTTCAGAACAAATTACGATCGTCTATAATAATCAGGTAGATGAAAATAGTACAGGAGAAGTCTCGCGATTTATCAAACAGTTAGCCTTTGAAAGTAACTTTAGTTTTTCTCAACTTAAACAACAACAAGAAACAAACATAAGTAAATTGCCTTTACCTTTACATATCACAAAAACAGGTAAGGTTGCAGAGACTCTGGATAACTATTTAACGGTTGATCCCTTAAAAATTTCTGCTACTGCACTGACAAACTATATACAATCCCCTTTACTTTTCTTTTTTAAGAATATAGCAAAGATTAAAGAACCCGATCAACTAATGGACGATTTTCAGGTAAATAAAATCGGCTCGGTCTTACATGAAGTCATGCAATGGTTCTATGAAGATTTGAAATCAACCAATGCTACCATTACAGCCAATCGCATCCACGAAAAATGTAGTGAACTGCCCACACTTTGTTTACAAGCGCTTTCAAACACTTTTTATAAAAACAAAACATATCTTTCATTAGAAAAAACAACTAGTATTGAAAAAATCATTTTGCAAATTGTAGAAGATTACGCTCGGATCATACTAAATATTGATATCGGTACCTGCCCTTTCAACATTATCGAACTTGAAAATAATGAGGACTATGTAATTGACTTTCTGATAACAGTTAATGGTCAGGAAAAATTGGTAAAACTTCAGGGAATTATCGATCGCATAGATGAAAAAGACGGTAAAATTCGTATTGTTGACTATAAAACGGGTGGAGATGTACTAGAATACACGAAAAATAACGACGAGCTATTCAATGCTTCCAATCCCAAGTTTAATAAAGCCCTCATCCAAACATTATTCTACACCTATATTTATGAACAGAAAAAAGGCATAGAAGATGTAGAGCCTCATCTCTATGCCGTTCGTAGATTAAACAATGAGGGATCTTTTTTCCATAGTGACAATCAAGCATTAGTAGGTGATAGATTAAAAGAAATAAAAGCCGTTTTTTTATCAAAATTACGTGAAACCCTGGAAGAGCTATTTAATAAAGAGATTCCTTTTATGCATAACCCTTCCGTCATTTTACCATATAACGAATTGTATGAAGAATTCTTTCGAAGTTCATCTTCCGATCATAAAACATAG
- a CDS encoding UvrD-helicase domain-containing protein, producing MTHIPPVKIVKASAGSGKTFSLTAHYISLLFREHINFSQILAITFTNKATAEMKTRILSVLEGLARNNGEHLAYQKIILEQNPQLSPNELSFRAQQIYRQILHRYGMFAVTTIDGFVQKIIRSFSYELEIGASYRLEMNIDKVKKSLAARLNQVLNNRPDLLQWIIRYAREQIELGKHWNYTHTLMELANEIFKERYQFFHNAIKGLKTEDRLTTFETIDQINTEGIRSFEQTLSTLLLEAKDIFNRYAVEITDFQGKSRNPVPKLPELNKSSNFIAFYEKIVPYIDNPDKWQSKGLSLNMQALYNALNPLLGKTQQFYQENAAEYYLALALKENIYYLHLLQEMSGLLRDYRDEHNVMLINESQNLLREINKSGLENTSFIWEKVGTHFKHFLFDEFQDTSSTQWSNFVPLMLNMLAERSPNTPLADHLIVGDIKQSIYRWRSGDWTLLDKQVALDLGSSLIHEQNLQENYRSLDSIIDFNNFLYDYGPRWLQDQLNDKVKKGVGEEIYRNWWEEEGLHHRIINAYNTSFQYKPKKDKNNTGGQVHIEVLPLEKGNKSSRVNQTKDLALQKMGNTILSWLQSGKYLPGQIGVLVRTNKEAQEVIEYLLSIQQPLPPSSRFNVVSGEALLLANNRGIKLIINCLKAMVTNPKDAAIFKANCLYLFHQKEDEPFSTDNSLWFNLNDSTDINHWGSTLPDAVKKHWDNIQLRPLSELIEFLIKAFQLDSSESDIPFLLAFKDLVENFTKLGEHGLLTFLNYWEEDGIRKALPAGEGASAVEILTIHKSKGLAFDVVMIPFCSWNLDSSHLRDFWVSTTNTRYEILQSVPVKYNANKIGKSSLFRAYYEEMLFNYLDALNMLYVATTRTIRELYISIPDETTSTTLIADLLLNVLKQYGHELHITYKDSISFPEETPSFTPKTSGTIAKTIKESLKFWQSENDWYWSLNQYPISEHLNKALDSKKIRADLLLLGEQDNHIRLGLILHEILSKAERQAEIETLLIKMQTEGLIKREEIPLLKKQASLIFENTALRKLLEKNYPSLNEQSIIDITGNVFRPDKVLIGPAETVLLDFKFTGKKNNQIVHKEHIKQVQTYTQLLQEMGYPNVRGYLFYAFFNTLVSVQ from the coding sequence ATGACCCATATACCCCCCGTAAAAATTGTAAAAGCTTCCGCTGGATCAGGTAAAACTTTCAGCCTAACGGCACATTATATTTCTTTACTTTTTAGGGAGCATATCAATTTTTCACAAATATTGGCTATCACCTTTACCAATAAAGCTACTGCCGAAATGAAAACCAGAATTCTCTCCGTGTTAGAAGGTCTTGCCAGAAACAATGGCGAACATCTCGCTTACCAAAAGATTATCCTTGAGCAAAACCCGCAATTATCTCCCAACGAGTTAAGTTTTCGAGCACAACAGATTTATAGGCAAATACTGCATCGCTACGGCATGTTTGCTGTAACCACAATCGACGGATTCGTACAGAAAATTATACGAAGCTTTAGCTATGAATTGGAAATAGGAGCCTCTTACCGCTTAGAAATGAACATAGACAAGGTTAAAAAAAGCCTTGCTGCCCGATTAAACCAAGTTTTAAATAATCGCCCAGACTTACTACAATGGATTATAAGATATGCCCGCGAACAGATAGAACTTGGCAAACATTGGAATTATACCCACACCCTCATGGAGTTGGCCAATGAGATATTCAAAGAACGTTATCAGTTCTTTCATAATGCCATTAAAGGATTAAAGACTGAAGATCGATTAACTACCTTCGAAACCATCGATCAGATAAACACCGAAGGTATACGCTCTTTTGAGCAAACACTTAGCACATTACTACTAGAAGCCAAGGATATTTTTAACCGCTATGCTGTCGAAATAACCGACTTTCAAGGAAAATCACGCAATCCCGTTCCGAAATTGCCGGAACTCAACAAATCAAGCAATTTCATTGCTTTTTATGAGAAAATCGTCCCATACATTGATAACCCCGATAAATGGCAGTCAAAAGGCCTTAGTCTTAATATGCAAGCGCTATACAACGCGCTAAACCCTCTACTTGGAAAAACACAGCAGTTCTACCAAGAAAATGCGGCAGAATATTACTTGGCGCTTGCATTGAAAGAGAACATCTACTACCTCCACCTACTGCAGGAAATGAGCGGCCTTTTACGTGATTATAGGGACGAACATAATGTCATGTTAATTAATGAGTCGCAGAATTTATTAAGAGAGATTAATAAAAGTGGTTTAGAGAACACGTCTTTTATTTGGGAGAAAGTAGGAACGCATTTTAAGCATTTTCTTTTTGATGAATTTCAAGATACATCGTCTACTCAGTGGAGCAACTTCGTTCCTCTTATGCTAAACATGCTTGCCGAAAGGTCTCCTAATACGCCCTTGGCAGATCACCTCATCGTTGGCGATATCAAGCAAAGTATTTATCGTTGGCGGAGCGGAGACTGGACTTTACTCGACAAGCAGGTGGCATTAGATCTCGGTAGCAGTCTCATTCACGAACAAAACCTTCAGGAAAATTATAGAAGCTTAGATTCCATCATCGATTTTAACAACTTTCTATATGATTACGGCCCGCGATGGTTACAAGACCAATTGAACGATAAAGTTAAAAAGGGTGTTGGAGAAGAAATATATAGAAATTGGTGGGAAGAAGAAGGCTTACATCATCGCATTATTAATGCTTATAATACTAGTTTTCAGTATAAACCGAAAAAAGATAAAAATAATACAGGAGGACAAGTTCATATTGAAGTCCTCCCACTAGAAAAGGGAAACAAATCTTCTAGAGTGAATCAAACAAAAGACCTGGCACTACAAAAGATGGGTAATACCATTCTTTCCTGGTTACAGTCGGGCAAATATCTTCCCGGGCAAATCGGTGTGCTCGTAAGAACTAATAAAGAGGCGCAAGAAGTTATTGAATATCTACTATCCATCCAGCAGCCATTACCTCCGAGTAGTAGATTTAATGTGGTTTCTGGAGAAGCTCTTTTACTAGCAAATAATAGAGGTATTAAACTTATTATCAATTGCTTAAAAGCAATGGTTACCAATCCAAAAGATGCTGCTATTTTTAAAGCAAACTGCTTGTACCTCTTTCACCAGAAAGAAGATGAACCCTTTTCCACAGATAACAGTCTGTGGTTTAACTTAAATGATAGTACAGATATCAATCATTGGGGAAGTACACTTCCAGATGCTGTAAAAAAACATTGGGATAATATACAACTACGCCCGCTAAGCGAGTTGATTGAATTTCTTATAAAGGCGTTTCAACTAGACAGTAGCGAAAGTGATATCCCCTTTTTATTAGCCTTTAAAGATCTTGTAGAAAATTTTACAAAACTGGGAGAACATGGTCTCTTAACCTTTTTGAACTATTGGGAAGAAGACGGCATCAGGAAGGCTCTCCCTGCAGGAGAAGGAGCTAGCGCCGTTGAAATTCTTACCATTCATAAATCAAAAGGCTTAGCATTCGACGTTGTTATGATTCCTTTTTGTTCTTGGAATCTGGATTCCAGCCACTTACGCGATTTTTGGGTAAGCACAACAAATACCCGTTATGAAATATTACAATCGGTCCCGGTAAAATACAATGCCAATAAGATTGGAAAATCCTCCTTGTTTCGAGCTTATTATGAAGAAATGCTTTTTAATTATCTTGATGCCTTGAACATGCTTTATGTTGCAACAACCCGAACAATCCGGGAGCTCTACATCAGCATACCCGATGAAACAACAAGTACTACGCTCATTGCTGATTTATTATTAAATGTCTTAAAACAATATGGTCATGAACTACATATTACCTATAAAGATAGCATCTCTTTCCCAGAGGAAACGCCTTCTTTTACACCAAAAACCTCTGGTACTATAGCAAAAACCATTAAGGAAAGTCTAAAATTTTGGCAGTCTGAAAACGATTGGTATTGGAGTTTAAATCAATATCCTATTAGCGAACACCTTAACAAGGCCCTAGACAGTAAAAAAATCAGAGCAGATCTGCTGTTACTCGGAGAACAGGATAACCATATTAGATTAGGTTTGATATTACACGAAATATTGTCAAAAGCAGAAAGGCAAGCGGAAATCGAAACATTGCTGATAAAAATGCAGACAGAAGGACTCATAAAGCGGGAAGAAATTCCCCTGTTAAAAAAGCAGGCATCATTGATTTTCGAAAATACAGCTCTCAGAAAACTATTGGAAAAGAACTATCCCAGTTTAAACGAACAAAGTATCATCGATATCACAGGAAACGTTTTTCGCCCTGATAAGGTGTTGATAGGACCGGCAGAAACCGTTTTATTAGATTTTAAATTTACAGGTAAAAAAAACAATCAGATTGTCCACAAAGAGCACATCAAACAGGTGCAAACGTACACTCAACTTTTACAGGAAATGGGTTATCCAAACGTACGAGGTTACTTATTCTATGCATTTTTTAATACGTTGGTATCCGTTCAATAA
- a CDS encoding thioredoxin family protein, which produces MFLCSGFFLMVKGQEQQKRIYDPKANAMQQISEAVKRAEEEGKHVFLQIGGNWCVWCLKFNELINTNDTLKNYLDANYEVVHLNYSKENKNEWY; this is translated from the coding sequence TTGTTTCTCTGTAGTGGCTTCTTTTTGATGGTTAAAGGGCAGGAACAGCAGAAAAGAATATACGACCCGAAAGCGAATGCTATGCAACAAATTTCGGAAGCAGTAAAAAGAGCGGAAGAGGAAGGAAAGCATGTTTTTTTGCAGATCGGAGGGAATTGGTGTGTTTGGTGCTTAAAGTTTAATGAGCTGATAAATACGAATGACACGCTAAAAAACTATTTGGATGCAAATTATGAGGTGGTACATCTGAACTACAGCAAGGAAAATAAAAACGAGTGGTACTAG
- a CDS encoding DUF4197 domain-containing protein, translated as MKRLIITVAAFFFIQSSHAQFNIFKVLKKDSSTTATSSEKQGEPAPAEISSGLKQALENGLQMSISTLSKKDGFLGNQAVKILLPPQAQKAEQALRGIGLGSLTDQLITSLNRAAESAVSEAGPVFVNALKSLTIADATKILLSGQEDAATSFFKTQTSTELATKFQPIVSQNLEKFDVSKYWSDVATRYNQIPLVKDKMEADLNTYVTQKAIEGLFHQVAQEELKIRNNLGGSRTSPLLQKVFGYADKENKK; from the coding sequence ATGAAAAGACTAATAATAACCGTTGCGGCCTTCTTCTTTATACAATCATCCCATGCACAGTTTAATATTTTTAAAGTATTAAAGAAAGACTCCTCAACTACAGCAACGTCTTCTGAAAAACAAGGGGAGCCGGCTCCCGCCGAAATTTCTTCCGGCTTAAAACAGGCTTTGGAAAATGGTTTACAGATGAGTATAAGCACCTTGTCTAAAAAGGATGGTTTTTTGGGTAATCAAGCCGTCAAAATATTATTACCTCCACAGGCGCAAAAAGCGGAGCAAGCGTTACGCGGTATCGGTTTAGGGTCATTAACCGATCAGCTCATTACCAGCCTGAACCGTGCTGCAGAGTCGGCGGTGAGCGAAGCAGGCCCTGTTTTTGTAAATGCCCTGAAAAGTCTAACAATCGCTGATGCTACCAAAATATTGCTGAGTGGGCAGGAGGACGCAGCAACATCTTTCTTCAAAACACAAACCAGTACAGAATTAGCCACTAAATTTCAGCCCATTGTTTCTCAAAACTTAGAGAAATTTGACGTTTCCAAATACTGGAGCGATGTAGCAACACGTTATAACCAAATTCCCCTAGTAAAAGATAAAATGGAAGCTGATCTAAACACATACGTCACACAAAAAGCAATAGAAGGCCTATTTCATCAAGTAGCACAAGAAGAGCTAAAAATAAGAAATAATCTGGGAGGAAGCCGAACGTCTCCATTATTACAAAAAGTTTTTGGTTACGCCGATAAAGAAAATAAAAAGTAA
- a CDS encoding TM2 domain-containing protein, whose translation MERRILMIIQDVTPDEMMFLVGLMKGLKDEEVDQFLFLYKGKRRTTQEILLMTLIGFLGIAGIQRFMLKQTGMGIIYLLTFGFCYIGTIVDLVNHKNLTDSYNQQVAMESVQLMNIYKSRPL comes from the coding sequence ATGGAAAGAAGGATATTAATGATCATCCAGGATGTAACTCCTGATGAAATGATGTTTCTCGTTGGTCTTATGAAAGGCTTAAAGGATGAGGAGGTAGATCAGTTTCTCTTTTTGTATAAAGGAAAGAGGAGAACAACTCAGGAAATTCTGTTGATGACTTTGATTGGGTTTTTGGGTATTGCCGGAATACAAAGATTCATGTTAAAACAAACAGGGATGGGAATAATCTATTTATTGACGTTCGGATTCTGTTATATAGGAACAATTGTGGATTTAGTAAACCATAAGAACTTGACAGATAGTTACAACCAGCAGGTTGCGATGGAAAGCGTACAACTAATGAATATTTACAAGTCAAGACCGCTTTAG
- a CDS encoding glycoside hydrolase family 10 protein — MNFRKSSIIIIITIVFQFTLGCHAYAQRSDLQIPKRELRGVWVASVANIDWPSKPGLTTNEQKQELLRLLDAHQRAGLNAVFLQIRPSADAIYLKGEELWSRFLTGKQGFAPSPIYDPLEFAIEEAHNRGMELHAWFNPYRATFDLSEANVSPKHITKRHPEWFFTYAGKRLFNPGIPEVQQYIVSVILSVVKNYDIDGVHFDDYFYPYPAAGQTIPDIQTFNKYGRGHKRIDDWRRNNVNHLIKTLSDSIHHEKKHVKFGISPFGIWQNRKQHPEGSETSGLSGYSQLYADARAWLQQGWIDYVNPQVYFPFNNRAAAYEILLDWWSKNAFGKHVYIGHAAYRAADNSPGWKNRDQLPEQLRHLRRNPLVQGSVYFSSKSLVNNLAGFRDSLQYNFYRYKALPPTMPWIDSIPPMAPKNLVYNILTGSGISLRWAIPEKAIDNDEAYGYVVYRFNAGEEINLENTRNILEIIYDVNRNFFTDQSVRQGLQYTYVVTAIDRMKNESEPSNMQVVVAN; from the coding sequence ATGAACTTCCGGAAAAGCTCTATCATAATCATTATCACTATCGTTTTTCAGTTTACATTAGGTTGCCATGCATATGCTCAACGCAGCGATTTACAAATTCCCAAACGAGAATTAAGGGGTGTATGGGTTGCCTCGGTAGCGAACATCGATTGGCCATCGAAACCAGGGTTAACCACTAACGAACAAAAGCAGGAACTTTTACGTTTACTTGATGCACATCAACGCGCAGGGTTAAATGCTGTTTTCCTACAAATACGCCCATCAGCAGATGCTATTTACTTAAAGGGAGAAGAATTATGGTCTCGCTTTCTAACAGGGAAACAAGGTTTTGCCCCTTCTCCAATCTATGATCCCTTGGAGTTCGCTATAGAAGAAGCACATAACAGAGGGATGGAGTTGCACGCTTGGTTTAATCCCTACCGCGCTACCTTTGATCTCAGTGAAGCCAATGTGAGCCCAAAACACATAACGAAACGGCACCCTGAGTGGTTTTTTACCTATGCCGGCAAAAGGCTTTTCAATCCAGGAATACCCGAGGTTCAGCAATATATTGTTAGCGTAATATTATCTGTGGTCAAAAATTACGATATAGACGGTGTTCATTTTGATGATTACTTTTATCCGTATCCGGCAGCAGGACAGACCATTCCCGATATACAAACATTCAACAAATATGGGAGGGGTCACAAGAGGATAGACGATTGGAGAAGAAACAACGTTAATCATCTAATTAAAACATTGTCTGATAGTATTCACCACGAAAAGAAGCATGTCAAATTTGGAATAAGCCCTTTCGGAATTTGGCAAAACAGGAAACAACACCCGGAAGGCTCTGAAACTTCCGGACTAAGCGGCTATTCACAGCTATATGCAGATGCGAGGGCCTGGTTACAACAAGGCTGGATAGATTACGTCAACCCACAGGTCTATTTTCCCTTTAACAATCGTGCTGCGGCCTATGAAATTCTACTCGATTGGTGGAGTAAAAATGCTTTCGGTAAACATGTATATATAGGTCATGCTGCTTATCGTGCAGCAGACAATTCTCCGGGCTGGAAGAATAGAGATCAATTACCCGAACAATTACGTCACTTAAGGAGAAATCCCCTCGTTCAAGGGAGTGTTTATTTCAGTTCCAAATCTTTGGTAAACAATTTGGCCGGATTTCGAGACTCTTTGCAATATAATTTCTACCGCTATAAGGCCCTTCCCCCAACAATGCCTTGGATAGACAGTATTCCCCCGATGGCTCCAAAAAACCTCGTGTATAACATTTTGACCGGAAGTGGCATTTCCTTGAGGTGGGCAATTCCTGAAAAAGCAATAGATAATGATGAAGCTTACGGTTACGTGGTCTATCGGTTCAATGCGGGGGAAGAAATCAACCTTGAAAACACCCGGAATATCTTAGAAATTATTTATGACGTCAATCGGAACTTTTTCACCGACCAATCGGTAAGGCAAGGGCTTCAATATACCTACGTTGTTACCGCTATTGATCGCATGAAAAATGAAAGTGAACCTTCTAATATGCAGGTAGTTGTTGCAAATTAA